A region from the Phyllopteryx taeniolatus isolate TA_2022b unplaced genomic scaffold, UOR_Ptae_1.2 contig_24, whole genome shotgun sequence genome encodes:
- the LOC133473306 gene encoding uncharacterized protein LOC133473306 isoform X2 — protein MVVCKMTLVVGRKIRKTKAEKRTMWWKLRHDECCAAFREEVIQALGGREELPEDWTTAAKVIREAGRRVLGVSSGRKGEKETWWWNLTVQEIIQGKRLAKKKWDTERTEERRKEYIEMRHRAKVEVAKAKQEAYDDMYGRLDTKEGEKDLYRLARQRDRDGKDVQQVRVIKDRDGNMLTGASSVLGRWKKYFEELMNEENDREGRVEEASVVDQEVAMISKGEVRKALKRMKNGKAVGPDDIPVEVWKHLGEMAVEFLTSLFNRILVREKMPEEWRKSVLVPIFKNKGDVQSCGNYRGINWK, from the coding sequence atggtggtgtgtaagatgactctggtggtggggaggaaaattaggaagacaaaggcagagaagagaaccatgtggtggaagctgagacacgacgagtgttgtgcagcttttcgggaagaggtgatacaggctctcggtggacgggaagagcttccagaagactggaccactgcagccaaggtgatcagagaagcaggcaggagagtacttggtgtatcttctggcaggaaaggagagaaggagacttggtggtggaacctcacagtacaggaaatcatacaaggaaaacggttagctaagaagaagtgggacactgagaggaccgaggagaggcgaaaggaatacattgagatgcgacacagggcaaaggtagaggtggcaaaggcaaaacaagaggcatatgatgacatgtatggcaggttggacactaaagaaggagaaaaggatctatacaggctggccagacagagggatagagatgggaaggatgtgcagcaggttagggtgattaaggatagagatggaaatatgttgactggtgccagcagtgtgctaggtagatggaaaaaatacttcgaggagttgatgaatgaggaaaatgatagagaagggagagtagaagaggcaagtgtggtggaccaggaagtggcaatgattagtaagggggaagttagaaaggcattaaagagaatgaaaaatggaaaggcagttggtcctgatgacattcctgtggaggtatggaagcatctaggagagatggctgtggagtttttgaccagcttgttcaatagaattctagtgcgtgagaagatgcctgaggaatggaggaaaagtgtactggtgcccatttttaagaacaaaggtgatgtgcagagctgtggcaactatagaggaataaactggaaatga